One Streptomyces fagopyri DNA window includes the following coding sequences:
- a CDS encoding DUF7455 domain-containing protein, which produces MTTVLTPASPLTAADRCDRCGAQAYLRVVLLSGGELLFCAHHGRKFEPELKKIAAEIQDETERLTSVPATSDDEER; this is translated from the coding sequence GTGACTACTGTTCTGACCCCCGCGAGCCCGCTGACGGCCGCTGACCGCTGCGACCGTTGCGGCGCCCAGGCATATCTGCGCGTCGTCCTCCTCAGCGGCGGTGAGCTGCTCTTCTGCGCCCATCACGGGCGTAAGTTCGAGCCGGAACTCAAGAAGATCGCCGCTGAGATACAGGACGAGACGGAGCGACTGACGTCGGTCCCTGCAACGTCCGACGACGAAGAGCGCTGA